From the Thermococcus sp. genome, one window contains:
- a CDS encoding DUF2202 domain-containing protein produces YLTLYNETGLEVFEKIAQSEQRHMNAVLGLIEKYNLTDPAEDKGIGEFTNPEIQALYDQLVSRDETSDIEALKVGALIEEVDIKDLEEWLSRTDNEDIKLVFESLIAGSKNHLKAFTRVLANSYGVEYSPRVLSEEEYRSIVGS; encoded by the coding sequence CTACTTGACGCTGTACAACGAGACTGGCCTTGAAGTTTTCGAGAAGATTGCACAAAGCGAGCAGAGGCACATGAATGCGGTACTAGGCCTTATCGAGAAGTACAACCTGACCGATCCGGCGGAGGATAAAGGAATAGGAGAATTCACAAACCCTGAGATACAAGCCCTCTACGACCAGCTCGTTTCCAGGGACGAGACGAGTGACATTGAGGCCCTCAAGGTTGGGGCACTAATAGAGGAGGTTGATATAAAAGACCTCGAGGAGTGGCTCTCAAGGACAGACAACGAAGACATAAAGCTCGTGTTCGAGAGCCTGATTGCTGGCAGCAAGAACCATCTGAAAGCATTCACGAGGGTGCTGGCTAACAGCTACGGTGTCGAGTACTCGCCCCGGGTGCTGAGTGAGGAGGAGTACCGCTCCATAGTCGGGAGCTGA
- a CDS encoding winged helix-turn-helix domain-containing protein: MVTLEELVAIGEALSNPIRVRVLKMLCEKEWYVYELAKELGISRQLLYLHLKKLEKAGLVESELRLEPGDSRAKKYYRARQFRIIIDNEMIMRLEG, from the coding sequence ATGGTTACCTTGGAAGAGCTTGTGGCAATCGGGGAGGCCCTCTCAAACCCGATAAGGGTCAGGGTACTCAAGATGCTCTGCGAAAAAGAGTGGTACGTCTATGAGCTGGCAAAGGAGCTCGGCATATCGAGGCAGCTCCTCTACCTCCACCTCAAGAAACTTGAGAAGGCGGGGCTGGTTGAGAGTGAACTCCGACTTGAACCCGGCGACTCGAGGGCCAAGAAGTACTATAGAGCAAGGCAGTTCCGGATAATCATTGACAATGAGATGATAATGAGATTGGAGGGATGA
- a CDS encoding HIT domain-containing protein, with the protein MKVLWAPWRIEYIRSPKHDGCIFCDFPKENRDRERLILHRGKYSFVIMNNYPYNPGHVMIAPYRHVGKWEDLTDEELLEIMKLSQLMIRAIKKAMNPDGFNLGVNLGRVAGAGIDDHVHLHIVPRWNGDTNFMPVIADTKVIPESLQEAYDELKRAIEEVDNRKKE; encoded by the coding sequence TTGAAAGTCCTCTGGGCACCGTGGAGGATTGAGTACATACGCTCACCCAAGCACGACGGATGCATATTCTGCGACTTTCCGAAGGAGAACCGCGACAGGGAGAGGTTAATCCTCCACCGCGGAAAATACAGCTTCGTGATAATGAACAACTACCCCTACAACCCGGGCCACGTCATGATAGCCCCTTACCGGCACGTGGGGAAGTGGGAAGACCTCACAGACGAGGAGCTCCTTGAGATAATGAAGCTCTCACAGCTCATGATAAGGGCCATAAAGAAGGCCATGAACCCGGACGGCTTTAACCTCGGAGTTAACCTTGGCAGGGTTGCCGGGGCTGGAATAGACGACCACGTCCACCTCCACATTGTCCCGCGCTGGAACGGGGATACGAACTTCATGCCGGTAATAGCCGACACCAAAGTAATCCCCGAGTCCCTTCAGGAAGCCTACGACGAGCTGAAGAGGGCGATAGAAGAGGTTGATAACAGGAAAAAAGAGTGA
- a CDS encoding calcium/sodium antiporter — MGIIIWGSAIAVGIILLVIFGDKLSDKIIDVARKAGVSPLVISLVIISFATTLPEITTSALASFEGAEGIALGNALGSIFANIALILGLASLVRPLKAGEGAYENSLVMLLSLGLAMLLSVDGVLSRLDGAILLIAYGVYLRWLYRRHFRPGRERARRRERATPLDYALLLIYGGLMVVGARMVVFGGKNIAEVLGVPEYVIGATIVAIGTSLPEMTNALYGAVRERGSISVGNIIGANIMNALVVLGIASLIRPLPTEASTLTVLLVLLAMIPMIVSLKRSQGLGKDIGGYFLLLYALYLYLLFSGAKL; from the coding sequence GTGGGAATTATAATCTGGGGCTCTGCAATAGCGGTTGGAATAATACTCCTCGTAATATTCGGTGACAAGCTGTCGGATAAAATCATCGATGTGGCCAGAAAAGCTGGCGTTTCCCCATTGGTTATAAGCCTCGTCATAATAAGCTTCGCCACAACTTTGCCGGAGATAACGACGAGCGCCCTGGCGAGTTTTGAGGGGGCCGAGGGAATAGCCCTTGGAAACGCCCTTGGAAGTATTTTCGCCAACATCGCCCTCATTCTCGGCTTGGCCTCTCTCGTAAGGCCCCTCAAAGCTGGTGAAGGAGCCTACGAGAACTCCCTGGTTATGCTCCTCTCCCTTGGACTTGCGATGCTCCTCTCGGTTGACGGGGTTCTCTCACGCCTCGACGGGGCAATCCTGCTGATAGCTTACGGAGTTTACCTCAGGTGGCTCTACAGGAGACACTTCAGACCCGGAAGGGAGAGGGCCAGGAGAAGGGAGAGGGCAACCCCGCTGGACTACGCGCTGTTGTTGATCTACGGCGGTTTAATGGTCGTTGGGGCCAGGATGGTAGTTTTCGGGGGCAAGAACATCGCCGAGGTCCTTGGAGTTCCGGAATACGTTATAGGGGCGACGATAGTTGCCATCGGAACCTCCCTTCCAGAGATGACGAACGCCCTCTACGGGGCCGTGAGGGAGCGCGGGAGCATCAGCGTCGGCAACATAATAGGGGCCAACATAATGAACGCCCTCGTCGTTCTGGGGATAGCTTCCCTCATAAGGCCCCTCCCTACCGAGGCCTCAACACTCACCGTGCTTTTGGTTCTACTTGCCATGATACCGATGATAGTCTCGCTCAAGAGGAGCCAGGGGCTTGGAAAGGATATCGGGGGTTACTTCCTCCTGCTCTATGCCCTCTACCTCTACCTGCTCTTCTCGGGGGCAAAGCTATAA
- a CDS encoding 2,3-bisphosphoglycerate-independent phosphoglycerate mutase, which yields MKKRKGLLIILDGLGDRPIKEFGGKTPLEHAETPNMDRLAKIGILGQQDPIKPGQPAGSDTAHLSIFGYDPYKVYRGRGFLEALGVGLDLEEDDLAFRVNFATIENGIIVDRRAGRISTEEAHELAKAIQENVKLPVPFIFVGATGHRAVLVLKGMAKGYRVGENDPHEAGKPPHPFTWEDEESKRVAEILEEFVRQAHEILEKHPINEKRRKEGKPVANYLLIRGAGTYPNIPMKFTEQWKVKAGAVIAVSLVKGVARAIGFDVYTPEGATGEYNTDEMAKAKKTVELLKDYDFVFLHFKPTDAAGHDNNPKLKAEMIEKADRMIGYILDHIDLEETVIAITGDHSTPCEVMNHSGDPVPLLIAGGGVRPDHTESFGERECMRGGLGRIKGHDIVPIMMDLMNRSEKFGA from the coding sequence ATGAAGAAAAGGAAGGGACTGCTCATAATCCTCGACGGCCTCGGCGACAGGCCAATCAAGGAATTCGGCGGAAAGACCCCCCTTGAGCACGCTGAAACGCCGAACATGGACAGGCTCGCGAAAATCGGCATTCTCGGTCAGCAGGACCCGATAAAGCCCGGGCAACCGGCGGGAAGCGACACCGCTCATCTCAGCATATTCGGCTACGACCCCTACAAGGTCTACCGCGGGAGGGGCTTCCTTGAGGCCCTCGGCGTTGGTCTCGACCTCGAGGAGGACGACCTTGCCTTCCGCGTCAACTTCGCCACCATTGAGAACGGGATAATAGTTGACAGGAGAGCGGGGAGGATAAGCACGGAGGAGGCCCACGAACTGGCGAAGGCCATTCAGGAGAACGTTAAGCTCCCGGTTCCGTTCATCTTCGTTGGGGCAACCGGCCACAGGGCCGTTTTAGTCCTCAAGGGCATGGCCAAAGGCTACCGCGTTGGAGAGAACGACCCACACGAGGCTGGAAAGCCACCACATCCCTTTACCTGGGAGGACGAGGAGAGCAAGCGCGTTGCCGAAATCCTTGAGGAGTTTGTGAGGCAGGCTCATGAAATCCTTGAGAAGCACCCAATCAACGAGAAGCGCAGGAAAGAGGGCAAGCCGGTTGCCAACTACCTCCTCATCCGCGGTGCAGGAACATATCCCAACATCCCGATGAAGTTCACCGAGCAGTGGAAGGTGAAGGCCGGAGCGGTTATAGCGGTCTCGCTCGTCAAGGGCGTCGCGAGGGCGATAGGATTCGATGTCTACACCCCTGAAGGAGCCACCGGCGAATACAACACCGACGAGATGGCAAAGGCCAAAAAGACAGTTGAACTGCTCAAAGATTATGACTTCGTCTTCCTGCACTTCAAGCCGACAGATGCAGCTGGCCACGACAACAACCCCAAGCTCAAGGCGGAGATGATAGAGAAGGCCGACAGGATGATAGGCTACATACTCGACCACATCGACCTTGAAGAGACTGTCATAGCGATAACAGGCGACCACTCAACGCCATGCGAAGTGATGAACCACAGCGGCGACCCGGTTCCGCTCCTCATTGCCGGCGGTGGAGTTAGACCAGACCACACTGAGAGCTTCGGCGAGCGGGAGTGCATGAGGGGAGGCCTCGGCAGGATAAAGGGACACGACATCGTTCCGATAATGATGGATTTAATGAACAGGAGCGAGAAGTTCGGGGCTTAG
- a CDS encoding radical SAM protein produces MEGARRALPRYLSILAGEEEPAFLQASKVPVSFRGDEPLEELWELHDEGMEKLRENDLREKPGKSLLDLKATIADRILDSCTLCEVRCRVNRKESVGYCRVRETLVASYFLHYGEEPELVPSYTVFFSGCNFRCVFCQNWDISQFRVGVELSPEFMALKMERAFRMGAKNVNFVGGEPTPNLPFVLETLRHVKVPIPVVWNSNMYMREDAMALLDGVVDLYLGDFKWGNDACARKYSKVPRYWEVVTRNFLLAKNHYGAEFFIRHLVVPGHLDCCTEPILKWIAENLGRNIRLNVMFQYRPEYRAMEYREIARTLTLEEMEEARRLVRDFGFKNALVG; encoded by the coding sequence ATGGAGGGCGCTAGGAGGGCACTCCCAAGGTACCTCTCGATTCTCGCCGGGGAAGAGGAGCCAGCCTTCCTGCAGGCCAGCAAAGTTCCCGTGAGCTTCCGCGGGGATGAGCCTCTAGAAGAGCTGTGGGAGCTCCACGATGAGGGCATGGAAAAGCTGAGGGAGAACGACCTCCGGGAAAAGCCCGGAAAGAGCCTCCTCGACCTTAAGGCCACCATAGCCGACAGAATACTCGACTCCTGCACCCTCTGCGAGGTTAGATGCCGTGTGAACAGGAAAGAAAGCGTGGGCTACTGCCGCGTAAGGGAAACCCTCGTTGCGAGCTACTTCCTCCACTACGGAGAGGAGCCGGAGCTCGTTCCTTCCTACACGGTCTTCTTCTCTGGATGCAACTTCCGCTGTGTGTTCTGCCAGAACTGGGACATAAGCCAGTTCCGCGTTGGGGTTGAGCTTTCTCCGGAGTTCATGGCCCTTAAGATGGAGAGGGCCTTCAGGATGGGGGCTAAAAACGTGAACTTCGTCGGGGGCGAGCCCACACCGAACCTGCCCTTCGTTCTCGAAACGCTGAGGCACGTTAAAGTCCCGATTCCTGTCGTGTGGAACTCCAACATGTACATGAGGGAAGATGCCATGGCGCTCCTCGACGGGGTTGTCGACCTTTACCTCGGCGACTTCAAGTGGGGCAACGACGCCTGTGCCAGAAAGTACTCCAAGGTTCCCCGCTACTGGGAGGTCGTCACCAGGAACTTTCTTCTGGCTAAAAACCACTACGGTGCGGAGTTCTTCATAAGGCATCTCGTCGTTCCGGGACACCTTGATTGTTGCACGGAGCCAATACTAAAGTGGATAGCCGAAAACCTTGGGAGGAATATCAGGCTCAACGTGATGTTCCAGTACCGGCCCGAGTACAGGGCGATGGAGTACCGGGAGATAGCCAGAACCCTCACGCTGGAGGAGATGGAGGAAGCGAGGAGACTTGTGAGGGATTTTGGTTTCAAAAACGCACTCGTCGGTTGA
- a CDS encoding aldo/keto reductase gives MARVLDLKRIGDDKVTAIGMGTWGIGGKESPDYSRDRESVEVLKYGLELGINLIDTAEFYGAGHSEELVGEAIRDFEREEIFIISKVWPTHFGYTEAKKAARASAKRLGTYIDLYLLHWPGDSWKKIEETLHALEELVDEGLIRYIGVSNFDLELLKRSQEAMRKYEIVANEVKYSIKDRWPETSGLLDYMKREKIALIAYTPLEKGTLARNECLAGIGKKYGKTSAQVALNYLIWEENVIAIPKAGRKEHVEENFGTMGWRLSKEDREKARRCV, from the coding sequence ATGGCAAGGGTTTTGGACCTTAAGCGGATAGGCGATGACAAAGTTACCGCCATAGGAATGGGCACGTGGGGGATAGGCGGGAAGGAGAGTCCCGACTACTCTAGGGATAGGGAGAGCGTTGAAGTTCTTAAATATGGTCTTGAGCTCGGAATAAACCTCATCGATACGGCCGAGTTCTACGGTGCCGGGCACAGTGAAGAGCTCGTTGGAGAGGCGATAAGGGACTTCGAGCGCGAGGAGATATTCATCATAAGCAAGGTCTGGCCGACTCACTTCGGCTACACCGAGGCCAAGAAAGCCGCAAGGGCGAGCGCTAAGAGGCTGGGAACCTACATAGACCTCTACCTCCTCCACTGGCCCGGGGACAGCTGGAAAAAGATAGAGGAGACGCTTCACGCACTGGAGGAACTCGTTGACGAGGGGCTGATAAGGTACATAGGCGTCAGCAACTTTGACCTTGAGCTTCTCAAGCGCTCGCAGGAAGCGATGAGGAAGTACGAGATTGTAGCGAACGAGGTCAAGTATTCCATCAAAGACCGCTGGCCCGAGACGAGTGGCCTCCTCGACTACATGAAGAGGGAGAAGATTGCCCTGATAGCCTACACGCCACTCGAAAAGGGGACGCTGGCGAGGAATGAATGCCTCGCCGGGATAGGGAAGAAGTACGGGAAGACCTCTGCTCAGGTCGCTTTGAACTACCTCATCTGGGAGGAGAACGTTATAGCCATTCCAAAGGCCGGCAGAAAGGAGCATGTGGAGGAGAACTTTGGAACCATGGGCTGGCGCCTGTCGAAGGAGGATAGGGAAAAAGCCAGGAGGTGCGTCTGA
- a CDS encoding aldehyde ferredoxin oxidoreductase family protein: MYGYHNRIARVNLTEGKVTYEELPDDVIRRFIGGKGLGYYLIYREVPPGTDPLSPANKFVFAPGGMTGLVPGSSKVIAVSKSPETRLISDSSGGDAFGPKLKGHFDALIIEGRAEEPVYLYIHDGRVEILPAGHLWGRGNYEVAREIWKEHPKASIALIGPAGEKLSRIANVVYDTERASGRGGLGAVLGSKRVKAIVVEPGQRPKVANPEEFQRLWQEYYNEFATNPKYEHTRNYGTSDALRSAASLGMSPAYNFSRPYIPDELASKLAGDEVKKYEVTPEWFVHGKSCPIKCARYVEVEYRGRKFRIKPEYESIAMLGAATGVFNFPAVAYFNWLVNNLGLDSIATGNTIAWLFEMVERGLIGEDEIGFPVKGFGDEEAEEKLIKLMAERKGFGAILADGVKRACERLGRGCHLAVHVKGMEAPAWDPRGRRTYALSYATADVGASHLRGWPRPHQLPNQGPAKELVPSMIEGRDESYITDMLGTCKFVPYKMEDLARLYSLVTGEEWTVEELRRRAWGVESIARIHNALDWVTPPLDDTIPPRWWEPEPDGPAKGNAAFIDYNDFLEARREFYRLRGWDEELGVPLPETMEKLGLPEFREDAERALEVVRKRMEFRSQ, encoded by the coding sequence ATGTACGGCTACCACAACAGAATAGCCCGCGTCAACCTGACCGAGGGGAAGGTTACCTACGAAGAACTGCCGGACGATGTCATAAGGAGGTTCATAGGCGGAAAGGGCCTCGGCTACTACTTGATCTACCGCGAGGTTCCGCCGGGAACCGATCCGCTCAGCCCTGCCAACAAGTTCGTCTTTGCACCTGGTGGAATGACCGGCTTAGTTCCGGGTTCAAGCAAGGTAATAGCGGTAAGCAAGAGCCCGGAGACGAGGCTCATCAGTGACTCCAGCGGAGGAGACGCCTTCGGGCCGAAGCTGAAGGGGCACTTTGACGCGTTAATAATCGAGGGCAGGGCCGAGGAGCCTGTCTATCTATACATCCACGATGGAAGGGTTGAGATTCTCCCGGCTGGGCACCTATGGGGCAGGGGCAACTATGAGGTTGCCCGGGAGATATGGAAGGAGCACCCGAAGGCGAGCATCGCTTTAATCGGCCCGGCGGGAGAGAAGCTCAGCAGGATTGCCAACGTTGTTTATGACACCGAGAGGGCGAGCGGCAGAGGTGGGTTGGGAGCGGTCTTAGGGAGCAAGAGGGTTAAAGCCATCGTCGTCGAGCCCGGCCAGAGGCCAAAGGTTGCCAATCCAGAGGAGTTCCAGAGGCTGTGGCAGGAGTACTACAACGAGTTCGCGACCAACCCGAAGTACGAGCACACGAGGAACTACGGAACGAGCGACGCCCTGAGAAGTGCCGCTTCCCTCGGCATGAGTCCGGCCTACAACTTCTCAAGGCCCTACATTCCCGACGAGTTGGCTTCAAAGCTCGCCGGAGATGAGGTTAAGAAATACGAAGTAACTCCCGAGTGGTTCGTCCACGGCAAGAGCTGTCCCATAAAGTGCGCCCGCTATGTTGAGGTGGAATACAGGGGCAGGAAATTCCGCATAAAGCCCGAGTACGAGAGCATAGCGATGCTCGGCGCTGCCACCGGCGTTTTCAACTTCCCGGCGGTGGCCTACTTCAACTGGCTCGTCAACAACCTTGGATTGGACAGCATAGCGACTGGAAACACGATAGCCTGGCTCTTCGAGATGGTCGAGCGCGGTCTTATTGGTGAAGACGAGATAGGCTTCCCCGTTAAGGGCTTCGGCGACGAGGAAGCTGAAGAGAAGCTCATCAAGCTAATGGCCGAGAGGAAGGGCTTTGGGGCAATCTTAGCCGATGGCGTGAAGAGGGCCTGCGAGAGGCTCGGCAGGGGATGCCATTTAGCTGTCCACGTCAAGGGGATGGAGGCACCAGCATGGGATCCGCGCGGGAGGAGGACGTACGCGCTGAGCTACGCGACGGCCGACGTTGGCGCTTCCCACCTCCGCGGCTGGCCGAGACCGCACCAGCTGCCAAACCAGGGGCCAGCTAAAGAGCTGGTTCCCTCGATGATAGAGGGCAGGGACGAGAGCTACATCACGGATATGCTCGGGACGTGTAAGTTCGTGCCCTACAAGATGGAAGACCTTGCGAGGCTTTACTCCCTAGTTACGGGTGAGGAGTGGACGGTGGAGGAGTTGCGGAGAAGGGCCTGGGGCGTTGAGAGCATCGCGCGCATACATAACGCCCTCGACTGGGTTACGCCGCCGCTCGACGACACGATTCCGCCGCGCTGGTGGGAGCCAGAGCCGGATGGGCCGGCAAAGGGCAACGCGGCATTCATAGACTACAACGACTTCCTTGAGGCGAGAAGGGAGTTCTACCGGCTGAGGGGCTGGGACGAAGAGCTTGGCGTCCCACTGCCGGAGACGATGGAGAAGCTCGGCCTCCCTGAGTTCAGGGAAGACGCGGAGAGGGCTCTGGAGGTCGTTAGGAAGAGGATGGAGTTCAGGAGCCAATAG
- a CDS encoding tRNA-binding protein, which yields MAEKAIELFLKTIEGAKFKGHWDKKRAIQLAKEMLPEIQAMRYSYIEPKELIETPQMKALKEKALAIIEALGGEDWHHKFLSNALKDEREKVEEQVAKIKFFLNTILGLDKRLALGKINDPVIAVDIKVGEVMSVAKHPNADRLLVTNVNIGDRAVTVVTNDLSVKEGNRVAVALLPPANFRGIVSEGMFLGAGEGILKDVKGEIGGLPKGIPLEALNETRNLVEAFLKS from the coding sequence GTGGCGGAGAAGGCGATAGAGCTCTTCCTGAAGACGATAGAAGGGGCGAAGTTCAAGGGACACTGGGACAAGAAGAGGGCGATTCAGCTGGCGAAGGAGATGCTCCCTGAGATACAGGCGATGCGCTACAGCTACATAGAGCCAAAGGAGCTCATAGAGACCCCCCAGATGAAAGCACTAAAAGAGAAGGCCCTGGCCATAATTGAGGCCTTGGGCGGAGAAGACTGGCACCACAAGTTCCTCAGCAACGCCTTAAAGGATGAGCGGGAGAAAGTTGAGGAGCAGGTTGCAAAGATAAAGTTCTTCCTCAACACGATTCTCGGTCTCGACAAACGCTTAGCCCTAGGTAAGATAAACGACCCGGTCATAGCGGTGGACATAAAGGTCGGCGAGGTTATGAGCGTCGCTAAGCATCCAAACGCCGACAGGCTTTTGGTTACAAACGTCAACATCGGCGACAGAGCTGTTACCGTCGTGACGAACGATTTAAGCGTTAAGGAAGGAAACCGCGTGGCCGTTGCACTTCTCCCGCCGGCAAACTTCAGGGGAATAGTCAGCGAGGGCATGTTCCTTGGAGCTGGAGAAGGCATTCTAAAGGACGTTAAAGGAGAAATCGGAGGGCTTCCGAAGGGGATTCCCCTTGAGGCTCTCAACGAGACGAGGAATTTAGTTGAGGCGTTTCTGAAGAGTTGA
- a CDS encoding tetratricopeptide repeat protein, whose amino-acid sequence MKGVEKVAERLRVGDYRGSLREALTVEDPLRKLVALLRVLEEFPREEVLYHMLETLEKVEDTPGKALGLSIVGRALYIMDREIDAENYFERSIQLARRIRSPKLRGEVLGGIARNLACSDRYTDAYLLFWEAVETLNSSRGLSSGVISSLLKLARLIEKSADETGSEMALSLYRLARDVYESAHFQLQARYLEEKIALIEDLRKRGRRVIDELIEKGEASRAVELMRFLEPEERAVELLKLAYWLFLHGRERLAKEVLGDALDLILVGKFTPRDVEIAGIARSLLRIGRLEEPLVLAGLVRDRKLASELLGEIAVAYARAGEENRARAIAEGISDESIKNRVLKALQGGKGVGHEQGLPLTGGGEGDRALPEDDRRGEVQGTLGQEEGDSAGEGDAP is encoded by the coding sequence GTGAAGGGCGTGGAGAAGGTAGCCGAAAGGCTCCGAGTTGGCGATTACAGGGGCTCCCTCAGGGAGGCCCTCACCGTTGAAGACCCCCTAAGGAAACTCGTGGCCCTTCTAAGGGTTCTGGAGGAGTTCCCCAGGGAGGAAGTTCTCTACCACATGCTCGAAACCCTGGAGAAAGTAGAGGACACCCCAGGAAAGGCCCTGGGACTTTCGATAGTCGGAAGGGCCCTCTACATCATGGACAGAGAAATAGACGCCGAGAACTACTTTGAGCGCTCCATACAGCTGGCGAGAAGGATACGCTCCCCCAAGCTCAGAGGCGAAGTTCTCGGAGGAATAGCGAGGAACCTCGCCTGCTCCGACAGGTACACCGACGCGTACCTCCTCTTCTGGGAGGCCGTTGAGACCCTGAACTCATCGAGGGGCCTTTCTTCGGGCGTCATCTCCTCCCTCCTCAAGCTCGCGAGGCTCATAGAGAAGAGTGCCGACGAGACAGGTAGCGAGATGGCCCTCAGCCTCTACCGCCTCGCCCGGGATGTTTACGAGTCCGCCCACTTTCAGCTACAGGCGAGGTATCTTGAGGAGAAGATAGCCCTCATAGAAGACCTCAGGAAGAGGGGCAGACGGGTGATAGACGAGCTGATAGAGAAGGGAGAGGCCTCAAGGGCTGTGGAGCTTATGCGCTTCCTCGAACCGGAGGAGAGGGCTGTGGAACTGCTGAAGCTCGCCTACTGGCTGTTCCTCCACGGGAGGGAGAGGCTCGCGAAGGAAGTGCTCGGCGACGCCCTCGACCTCATACTCGTCGGGAAGTTTACACCCAGAGACGTTGAGATTGCTGGAATAGCGCGTTCCCTCCTCAGGATAGGCCGTCTTGAGGAACCCCTCGTCCTGGCTGGCCTCGTGAGGGATAGAAAGCTTGCCTCAGAACTTCTGGGGGAGATAGCGGTCGCCTACGCACGCGCCGGTGAAGAGAACAGGGCGCGGGCCATCGCGGAGGGGATAAGTGACGAAAGCATTAAGAACCGCGTTTTGAAAGCCCTTCAGGGTGGTAAAGGTGTGGGACACGAGCAAGGATTACCGCTTACTGGTGGCGGAGAAGGCGATAGAGCTCTTCCTGAAGACGATAGAAGGGGCGAAGTTCAAGGGACACTGGGACAAGAAGAGGGCGATTCAGCTGGCGAAGGAGATGCTCCCTGA
- a CDS encoding bifunctional oligoribonuclease/PAP phosphatase NrnA has protein sequence MKGKIKLKRLLESPGDKSFLLLCHHNADPDSLGSAIAFARFLKSRGYERVKIGVAQSVSSYAKKLLSLSPVPVEKNPKVSENVVVIFDTSSLEQLEPIEIPPGRFVVLIDHHVEKEKPIKADIAVVDSSKTSTAEIVWELFKYFRFADEESVKALLAGIVTDTANFRFANARTFKAVSEMLGRFPVQMGEIFQLVAPVSDENTDQAKRMAILKACQRLEIRKFRRYVIAISRVSAYESYACKVFLQLGADIAIVGSEKKGVRISARARESLVKKGLHLGRIMERVGPIIEGSGGGHAGAAGANGRKNLDEAVKLILKEIEKFLKEVE, from the coding sequence ATGAAAGGAAAGATAAAACTCAAACGCCTCCTTGAGAGCCCGGGGGATAAGTCCTTCCTCCTCCTCTGCCACCACAATGCTGACCCGGACTCTCTGGGCTCGGCCATAGCCTTCGCCAGGTTTCTGAAGTCCCGGGGTTACGAGAGGGTTAAGATAGGCGTCGCCCAGAGCGTCTCCTCCTACGCGAAAAAGCTCCTATCTCTCTCCCCCGTTCCGGTAGAGAAAAACCCCAAGGTGAGTGAGAACGTTGTTGTAATCTTCGACACCTCGTCGCTGGAGCAACTTGAGCCGATCGAGATTCCCCCTGGGAGGTTCGTTGTCCTTATAGACCACCACGTTGAGAAGGAGAAGCCGATTAAAGCGGACATAGCTGTTGTTGACTCCTCCAAGACCTCGACCGCTGAAATTGTATGGGAGCTTTTCAAGTACTTCCGCTTCGCTGATGAGGAGAGCGTGAAGGCCCTGCTAGCGGGAATAGTCACCGACACGGCGAATTTCCGCTTTGCCAACGCGAGGACGTTCAAAGCAGTCTCGGAGATGTTGGGACGCTTTCCAGTTCAGATGGGCGAGATTTTCCAGCTGGTGGCTCCCGTTAGCGATGAGAACACCGACCAAGCGAAGAGGATGGCAATCCTGAAGGCCTGTCAGAGGCTTGAGATAAGGAAGTTCAGGAGGTACGTTATAGCCATCTCAAGGGTTTCTGCCTACGAGTCCTACGCCTGCAAGGTCTTTCTCCAGCTCGGGGCGGATATAGCGATAGTCGGGAGCGAAAAGAAGGGAGTGAGGATTTCGGCGAGGGCCAGGGAGAGCCTCGTCAAGAAAGGCCTCCACCTCGGGAGGATAATGGAGAGGGTCGGACCGATTATAGAGGGCTCTGGAGGTGGTCACGCCGGGGCCGCTGGTGCCAACGGCAGGAAGAACCTCGACGAGGCCGTGAAGCTCATCCTTAAGGAGATTGAGAAGTTTTTGAAGGAGGTGGAGTGA
- a CDS encoding DUF3194 domain-containing protein has protein sequence MSGGSTRVIHIGLPELSEDEVIALGELAQKVILKRVFDELARSEVKDIEVTARINRGETLDLEIEVYLEVPIFVKVDVDALVEEAIEKAYEAVERKLREISNERKDKTQTPP, from the coding sequence ATGAGCGGGGGGAGCACGAGGGTAATCCACATAGGCCTCCCTGAGTTGAGCGAGGATGAGGTCATAGCCCTCGGCGAGCTGGCCCAGAAGGTCATCCTGAAGAGGGTATTCGACGAGCTAGCGAGGAGCGAGGTCAAGGACATAGAGGTCACGGCAAGGATAAACAGGGGGGAAACCCTCGACCTTGAGATTGAGGTCTACCTGGAGGTTCCAATCTTTGTAAAGGTTGACGTTGATGCCCTCGTTGAGGAGGCAATAGAAAAGGCCTATGAGGCCGTTGAGAGGAAGCTGAGGGAGATATCCAATGAAAGGAAAGATAAAACTCAAACGCCTCCTTGA